From a region of the Lactuca sativa cultivar Salinas chromosome 4, Lsat_Salinas_v11, whole genome shotgun sequence genome:
- the LOC111917727 gene encoding cyclin-SDS — protein MKKFRSKLPRRKRSKISPILRSSPALKFNYSSIIDSSSNLTRDVGFACDSSSVVSTNNKSVKKRSFADGNAAVASEFRRITRSYSKRMEIMAEKEVEVSESSSCVEMLNSSSKSTIRRQPEVLKDVKAENDDDVSITVCGIENSEVTTRSECSIFPVELTDRRDELQGNEEIDASVSSRLASPREKFGMNSHFKLSDTTINEGQSAYSEAKDYAVSVASRPKSQPDPASANITSYISKSDTSKTVKDPQAENCGESKLISADFDLTCSESLSCEDDEFDHSSAECTDANRGSSEIEFSSDYTPSTWDMSGSQFSERSFGDTTPSPTFQLFLLYRQKFCKSEVSEKVTSTGNNNEPPNTTIKLLRPEDEEHEESYQMMRQRERRQVYLHNYADEYCGTKEYGHLVVQQRLQMVHWIIEQSANKEFQKETMFLGVNLLDRFLSKGYFTNEKELQIVGIACLTLATRIEENQPSNSIRQKSFHIGSNEYSRSEVVAMEWLVQEVLSFQCFLPTIYNFLWYYLKAARANQDIDKTAKYLAVLTLLGNEQLCFWPSTVAASLVIIACLANNQHSSHQQIAWIHNGSNDTDLPDCIKCLEWLVKYIC, from the exons ATGAAGAAGTTCAGATCAAAGCTACCTCGCCGGAAACGTTCTAAAATTTCTCCTATTCTTAGATCTTCTCCTGCTCTAAAGTTCAATTATAGTTCGATCATTGATTCTTCTTCGAATTTGACACGAGATGTTGGATTTGCGTGCGATTCCTCGAGCGTAGTATCGACGAACAACAAATCGGTGAAGAAGAGAAGTTTTGCCGATGGAAATGCCGCCGTCGCTAGCGAATTTCGGAGGATTACGAGGTCGTATAGTAAGCGGATGGAGATTATGGCTGAGAAGGAAGTTGAAGTGTCGGAGTCGTCTTCGTGCGTGGAAATGCTTAACTCGAGCTCGAAGAGCACAATTCGGAGACAACCTGAAGTTTTGAAAGATGTAAAAGCAGAGAACGATGATGACGTTTCAATTACTGTCTGTGGAATCGAGAATTCAGAAGTCACAACGCGATCCGAGTGTTCAATTTTTCCTGTAGAGTTGACAGATCGAAGAGATGAGCTGCAAGGAAATGAAGAAATTGATGCATCAGTTTCCTCTCGATTAGCTTCTCCTCGAGAAAAATTCGGAATGAATTCGCATTTCAAACTATCAGACACTACGATCAACGAAGGTCAATCAGCCTATTCAGAGGCAAAGGACTACGCCGTTTCAGTTGCTTCTCGTCCAAAATCTCAACCTGATCCAGCATCCGCAAATATCACTTCATACATCAGTAAATCAGACACAAGTAAGACAGTCAAAGATCCTCAAGCGGAGAATTGTGGAGAGTCAAAGCTGATTTCAGCAGACTTTGATTTGACATGTTCAGAAAGTTTGTCCTGCGAAGATGATGAGTTTGATCACTCATCTGCTGAGTGTACGGATGCTAATAGGGGGAGTTCTGAGATAGAATTTTCATCTGACTATACTCCTTCGACATGGGACATGTCCGGTAGTCAATTTTCTGAACGATCATTTGGGGATACAACTCCGTCACCAACGTTCCAATTGTTCCTCCTCTACCGTCAAAAATTCTGCAAATCTGAGGTTTCTGAAAAAGTCACTTCAACAGGCAATAACAACGAACCTCCTAATACAACTATT AAATTGTTGAGACCTGAAGACGAAGAGCATGAAGAAAGCTACCAGATGATGAGGCAAAGGGAGAGGAGGCAGGTATATCTTCACAACTATGCAGATGAATACTGTGGGACCAAGGAATATGGACATTTGGTTGTCCAGCAAAGGTTGCAGATGGTGCATTGGATAATTGAG CAATCAGCTAACAAGGAATTCCAGAAGGAAACCATGTTCCTAGGTGTCAACCTTTTGGACCGATTTCTTAGCAAAGGATACTTCACAAATGAAAAGGAGCTTCAAATTGTTGGCATTGCTTGTCTCACTCTTGCAACAAGAATTGAAGAAAACCAGCCCTCCAACAG TATTCGACAGAAGTCATTCCACATAGGAAGCAATGAATACAGCAGATCCGAAGTGGTGGCCATGGAATGGCTGGTTCAAGAAGTCCTCAGCTTCCAATGCTTTTTACCAACCATCTACAATTTCTTATG GTATTATCTCAAAGCTGCAAGAGCCAATCAAGATATTGATAAAACTGCCAAGTATCTTGCAGTCCTCACACTCCTGGGCAATGAACAGTTATGCTTCTGGCCCTCAACTGTTGCAGCCAGTTTAGTCATCATAGCATGTCTAGCAAACAACCAACATTCATCTCACCAACAAATTGCATGG ATTCACAATGGATCAAATGATACTGATCTACCCGACTGCATAAAG TGTCTGGAGTGGTTGGTTAAGTACATATGCTAA
- the LOC111917728 gene encoding binding partner of ACD11 1: MAANEPKTVPPDTAPKSTGNISEVPTAASEPKTQKDVSPNIDAPKSETPKAGTKPKTETDVPPANTPKVSQIKTVKVSNISVAVTKKDIWEFFNFSGDIHYIEMKSESETTQQAFVTFKESQGADTAVLLTGATIADLSVSVSLMENYQLPPDAPPTDTDKKGEVVQKAEEVVSTMLAKGYVLGKDALKKAQSFDEKHQFTSNASAKVADLDRKMGLSQKLKEVNERYQVSEKTQSAIAVAEQKANTLMANPYVSSGAVWFSGAFAAITKAAEGVGNKTKEKVDKEEKERSNSNINTVNNNEKQTSNSNSTSTTVNNSDESLVKGSPVNSKTVNSGDKSSVVKDKSSSEKNKLPEL, translated from the exons ATGGCTGCTAATGAACCAAAGACTGTTCCTCCTGATACTGCACCTAAGTCAACCGGCAATATTTCAGAA GTTCCTACAGCTGCTTCTGAACCAAAGACTCAGAAGGATGTTTCTCCTAATATTGATGCACCCAAGTCAGAA ACTCCCAAGGCTGGTACCAAACCAAAGACTGAAACAGATGTTCCTCCAGCCAATACACCCAAAGTTTCACAA ATAAAAACGGTGAAAGTGAGTAATATCTCAGTCGCTGTCACCAAAAAAGACATCTGGGAGTTCTTCAACTTTTCCGGTGATATCCATTACATTGAAATGAAAAG TGAAAGTGAAACCACACAACAGGCGTTTGTTACTTTCAAGGAATCACAGGGAGCAGACACAGCAGTTCTGTTGACT GGAGCCACAATTGCGGATCTATCAGTGTCAGTAAGCTTAATGGAGAATTACCAGCTGCCACCAGATGCTCCACCTACAGATACAGATAAGAAAGGCGAAGTTGTACAAAAGGCTGAAGAGGTTGTAAGCACGATGCTTGCCAAGGGTTATGTTTTAGGAAAAGACGCACTAAAAAAAGCTCAGTCGTTTGACGAGAAACATCAGTTCACATCCAACGCATCTGCTAAAGTTGCTGACCTTGACCGGAAAATGGGTctaagtcaaaaattaaaagaaGTGAACGAGCGTTACCAAGTGAGTGAAAAAACACAATCAGCCATTGCTGTAGCTGAACAAAAGGCCAACACTCTCATGGCCAACCCTTACGTGTCAAGTGGGGCCGTTTGGTTTTCTGGTGCTTTTGCTGCGATTACAAAGGCCGCTGAAGGTGTGGGGAACAAGACTAAAGAGAAGGTTGACAAAGAGGAAAAGGAGAGGTCAAACTCAAACATAAACACAGTTAACAATAATGAAAAGCAGACCTCAAACTCAAACTCAACCTCAACCACAGTTAACAATAGTGATGAATCTTTGGTCAAAGGGTCTCCTGTTAACTCAAAGACAGTTAACAGTGGTGATAAATCTTCAGTTGTCAAGGACAAATCGTCCAGTGAAAAGAACAAGCTTCCAGAACTTTGA